A window of Cellulomonas sp. SLBN-39 genomic DNA:
GTCCACCGGCGTGCTGCACGTGCTGTACCCCCAGGCCGACGAGCGCACCTGCACCGTCGCGCTGCTCCTCGAGGTCGACCCCGTCGCCCTCGTGCGTGGCCGCGACGGCAAGGACACGTCCTTCACGCTCGCCCAGCACGTCAACGACCGCCCGTACGTCGCGTCCTCGCTGCTCGCCGTCGCCATGGGCCGCGTGCTGCGCTCCGCCATGGCCGGCCGCTGCGCGTCCCGGCCCGCCCTCGTCGACCACGTCTGGGACCTCGAGGTGCGGCTCCCCGCCGTCCCGGCCGCCGGCGGCAGCGCCCAGGTCGAACGCCTCTTCGCCCCGCTCGGGTGGGACGTCACCGCGACCGCCCCGCCCCTCGACCCGCACGTGCCGGCCTGGGGCGACGCCCCGCACGTCGACCTCGTGCTGCGCGGCCGGCACCGGGTCGCCGACGCGCTGTCCCACCTGTACGTGCTGCTGCCCGCGCTCGACGGCGCCAAGCACTACTGGGTCGGCCCCGACGAGGTCGACAAGCTCGTGCGCGTCGCGGGCGGCTGGCTCGCCGACCACCCCGCGCGCGAGGAGATCGCCCGCCGATCCCTGGCCCACCAGCGCTCCCTCGCCGCCGACGCCCTCGCCCGGCTCGCGGAGGTCGACGAGACGGTTCCCGACGACGTCGACGACGCACCCGCCGCCGACGACGTGCCCGCGGTGCCGTCGCTGGCCCGCACCCGGCAGGACGCCGTCGTCGCCGTGCTCCGCGAGGTCGGTGCCCGCACCGTCGTCGACCTCGGCTGCGGCGAGGGCGCCCTCGTCGCGCGCCTGCTCGACGAGGGCGTGGACCGGGTCCTCGGCACCGACGTGTCCGTCCGCGCCCTGCGCGCCGCCCGCCGCCGCCTGCACCTGGACGAGCTGCCCGAGCGCGTGCGCGCCCGCGTCGACCTCGTCCAGTCGTCCGTCACCTACACCGACGCGCGGGTCGCCGGCTTCGACGCCGCCGTGCTCATGGAGGTCGTCGAGCACGTCGACCCCCCGCGCCTGCCCGCCCTCGCCCGGGCCGTGCTCGGCGCCGCCGCACCCGCCACCCTCGTGCTCACCACCCCGAACGCCGAGCA
This region includes:
- a CDS encoding 3' terminal RNA ribose 2'-O-methyltransferase Hen1 → MPGVLLTLTARSDGTPPATDLGHLLHKHPDRVQRFEQSTGVLHVLYPQADERTCTVALLLEVDPVALVRGRDGKDTSFTLAQHVNDRPYVASSLLAVAMGRVLRSAMAGRCASRPALVDHVWDLEVRLPAVPAAGGSAQVERLFAPLGWDVTATAPPLDPHVPAWGDAPHVDLVLRGRHRVADALSHLYVLLPALDGAKHYWVGPDEVDKLVRVAGGWLADHPAREEIARRSLAHQRSLAADALARLAEVDETVPDDVDDAPAADDVPAVPSLARTRQDAVVAVLREVGARTVVDLGCGEGALVARLLDEGVDRVLGTDVSVRALRAARRRLHLDELPERVRARVDLVQSSVTYTDARVAGFDAAVLMEVVEHVDPPRLPALARAVLGAAAPATLVLTTPNAEHNVRYPALAAGTVRHHDHRFEWTRAELAAWAHDVARTYGYDVELRPVGDDDPEVGPPTQMAVFRRTTTDPQEDR